In the Helicobacter cetorum MIT 99-5656 genome, ATCAAAGGCTAAGATAACATTAAAACTCTCTTGTGGCTTGCTAATAGGCTTGGGTTTTCTAAACTCTCTAGTTTTTTCAACCTGCTTGTTATAAATGGGCGTGTTCTTTTCTTTTTGATAATTTTTAATCACATCTTTATAAGTCTCTACCACTACGCTGTTGAAATCATCTGTAGCCCTGCCTTGTTTGACTAACTCTTGCCATTGCTCTTCTTGTCTTAGATAGCTTTTATATGCCCCTTGTTGCTTGTTTTTTAATTGCTTGAAAAAGCTTTGAAAAAAGAGTTCTAATTTTTGTGCGTTAAATTGCCCTGCGGTGCTAATTAAAACGCTTTCTTTAGGCTCTAAGCCTTGTAACTCTAAATAAGCCAGACTATCAAAGATATTTTCACTTAAGACAATATTTTTAATAAGGCTAAAATCTTTAGGTATTAAGACTTCTATGCCTTTATTCCCTTGTGCGATAGATTTTAAGGGTTTGTCTCTTATGTTGCCCTCTTTGTCTGTGTTTAAGGGCTTATTCAAGCGTTTGTTAATGCCACATTGATGAATGGGTATGACATTAAGATTTTTATCTTCAAAGGCTTGATAGGTAGCAAGGATAAGATTATTAAAGTTATCCGTTTTTAAATGCTCTTTATAAGGTTCTAATAGCTTTGTATCAATGCCACGCTTTTTAATGAGGGTAGCGTTTTCTAAATCATAGGGTTTAAGAGCGTTAAACTCATTGATGATTTTTTGAACTTCTTCGTTGTTCTCTTGTGCGTTATCCCTTGCTTGTAGAGTATCTTTTTTATTGCGATAGTCTTCTAATTTTCCAGCAAGTAAATCTTCAACGCTGATATTTCTATCCTTACAAAAAGTAATGATATTACCGACCTTGTCTGTATGGGTGTCTTTGTAGGTATAGCTAATTGAGCCATTTTCATTTTTATTTTTAAAAATGACTAGATTACCCTCTTCATTTTCATGCTTTAAAACAGGGTTGTTCTTGCTTGTCTTGTCTTTGTTATAAACATAGCCATTATCCAATAAGATTTCATGTAAGGGTAAAGCAGTGAGATTAGGAATGTAAGACATAATCTAGCTTTCTAGTCTTTTGGTCTCATTAAGCCAAGTTTGTTCAAATTTCTCTATGAGAGCATGCGTTTCTTTTGGATTATTCATGCAATCAGAAAGGTTGCTAAAAAACTCCGCCACCTTGTTGTTATAATCCAAACGACTAGCTATTTGGTGCATGCCTAAAAAAGATTGCTTGATGGTATTCAATCTGATTTGTAAGATTTGTTGTTCGGTATTCATTTTAGCTCCTTATTAGGGTTGTGGAATAATGTAATCACCATTTCCATTACAAACATAATTGCTATTAGTGGTGGTGTAAGAATGCCCATGACTAGAAGCACTTCCACTCCAAATGCTATAGTTTAGACAAGTTCCTTGCCATGGCTTATAATTGTTTGCCATAAACTGCACATAAGGAGCGCTAACTAAAAAAGTGCTGTCTTTATAATAGCCTTGTTGAGCCTCCACACTTGCCATAAAATCATCGCTTAGTTTTAAGCTATTCTTAGTAATAATAGGATTTCTCTCTACCACTGTTGTGGTTTTGGTAACCACATAGTAAGTGTTCTCTTTAGCACCAATTTGAAGAGGGCGTTGGTATTTAGTGGTGTATTGTGTAATGGTAGTTTGATAAGTGCTTTGCCAATTAGCATAATAAGTGTTTTGGCTATAAGCTGTCCAATATTTTCTCCAACTAGACCAAAAATCAGAAATTTTTGTGCTATCTTCATGAGAACTTAAATACGAGGCTTGCAAAGAAAAAGAACCTTGAGTTTTGGTATTAGATAGAACCTGAGTCATTGTAGGTTCTTGAATATAAGGCTCAATAATAGCCCCTTGTTTAATGCCAGCATTAAAATTGCACCCCGTAACATCTTCATATTGCCCTGTGAGCTTGTTAAGGCTTTTTAAAATAGTGCGTCTTTTAGCTTGCAAATGTTCATCATCGTATTCCCAATCCCCACACCCAAATTGTTGGTATTGAGAAGTTAATAAGGGGTTAGTTACCCCACGATTTAAATAAACTTTTTTCCCAGTTTTTGGATCGATATAGTATTGGTCTACTAACGGAGTGGAAGTATGGGTCTTATCGTTATTTTCATAGCCTATAATTTGATTGACTACATTAGCGTATTGTGTGCAATCTAGTGCGGTGTGTATCATGCCATCTTCGCCCCTAAATTGGATTTGAGCATTAAATTGTTCGCTCACTCCCATACCATAACCCAAATCCTTAACCACTTGTAATTTGCATTGTGAAGAGTTGTAATACATAGGGAATTCATATTGAGCGCCCCTTAAATTAACACAGCCTCCTATGTTTTTGCTTTGATTGTCTGCATTCACAAAATAAAATTGTGTTTGTTTGATTGCGACCATTTTTTCGTAGTTATAACTATAAGAGCATGCTGTGTCGTTTCTTAAAGCCATCATCTCTTGGCAAGAGCCATTTTTTTCTACAATGCTTAAAGAAATTTCATTTTCGCCTGTATAAACAGGGGCTTTACAAAATTCATTAGACCAAGTAGCAGGACTATTAGAAGCTAGTGGATTATCATTAGTCCCATTAGTGCCATTGCCACCTCCCTCTCCATAAGGTAAAGGCATAGGATACATACCATTTCCCATGCCTCCTATTGTGCCACCCCCATAAACTCCGCCACTACTTATATTGCCACTACCTAAACCACTGCTACTATCATTAAAGCTATTATTGGTATAGCCTCCAACCCCAGCATTAGCTCCACCACTAGCGCCAGAGCCACTAGTTCCACCAACACCACCATAAGCAGAGCCTCCATATGCCCCACTAGCTGAACCACCAGAAGAACTAGTCGCTCTTCTATTGCCTACCCCACCACTTCCTTTGGCTTGGTAAGCCTCTAATGAAATGCCTAGAATTTGGGCGATTTCTTGTTGGTTTTCTCCAGCTAGAATGAGTTTAGAGCCTTTTCTTAGTCTTTTATTGTTCTTTACTTCTTTAATTGCACTAGCCACAGAGCTTAAGGTATAGGTTTGGTCATCTTTAATGATTTTAGAAACATTGAAAGCGACATTTTTTTGTCTTCTATCTAGCTTGTAAGAGCCAATGGCTTTAATGGGTAAAACCTTATGTTCAAAAATGAGATAACCTTTTAAAATACCTTCTTTTGTTTTATTGAGATTGATTTCTTTATCAGTGATTATCACTAAGGCATTAGCTTGAGTGATAAAAAACGATAATCCTAGTATAAGAGCAAGAAAATATTTTAAAACATTAAACATGGTTAAAATCCTTTTTATCTTAAAAGGGAAGTGTTGGAGACCTCCCTTCTTCATTGTAAATATCATTTATAAATAGTGGAAAAAAATAAAATTAACTATTTTTACATATCTCTACCTCCTATATTGTGATTACGAGATTGATATACAGGCTGTTTATTTGCTTGTGTGTAAGCATTAAATTGTCCTGTTTGTTGCACACTCTTTAGGGGTGCTTGGTTTAAGGAATATGTTTGTAATGGCTTTTGCTTATCGCTTAAGATAGAGTTTGCCCACTCTAATTCTTCCTTACTCGCATTAAAGCCACCAATAGCATTGCTATCATTACCCTTAATCTCTTGTGTAACTTGTTTTTCTAGGTCTGTGTCATTTAAAAAAGCGTCCTTATTCTTTCCTAAAATTTGCTTATCCAAAGCATTTTTTGAAAAATGCTCTATTAGATTTAGCTTTTCTTCATGGGTTACTTTTTCAATATAGCTGGGGAGCTTGTCATTGTGTTCTAAATGAAGTTTTATCACACTTCTTAAGGGGTCAGCTTGTAAGAGCTTAGGGTTATCTAAAGCTTTTAATAATCCTTGTTCTATCATATCTTTATGTTCTTTAAAGAGTTTGCTTGGGTCTTTATGATAGAGCAAAAATAAGACTTGCATTTCTTTGGTATTCATGCCTTTTTCGCAATGCTCTAAAAAGGATTTGATGAAATCCTTTTTATTTAAAGATTGATTCTTGTTATTCTCGGCTTGTTTGTCAAAAAATTTCAATAAGGAATTAATGCTTGTTATGTGTTCATGAGAGTTGGCATTATCATTTTCTTTAGCCTCTTTCTTAGTTTCTTTAATTTTAGGGTTTTCTTCTTCAATTTGTGATACATTCTCTGCGTGAGTTAAGGTGTTTTGTGTTTGATGAGAAATTTCTTGTTTTGTGTTTGCATTTTCATAGATTTGGCTCAAATCTTTGAGTTCATCTAAAAAGTTTTGGCTAAAACTATTGTTGCGTTGCTCTTGTGTGGCTTGTTGCTCATACATAGCATCGGGATTTTGACTCTCATAATATTGTTTTAGTGCTTTATTTTCACTCTCTAGGGCGTATTTTTCTAATTCTTGTTGTGCTAACTCATTATCTTTTAATTCATTTTCGTGTAATTTTTGTTTTAAATCTTTTAATTCTTCTTGCAAGACATTTCCAAAAGAATGAGAGAGTTCTAAATCTTTAAGGCTTTCAACAAAGAGCTTTGAAAAATTATCTAAATTAGTATTATTCTCTAATTCAGCCAAACTATTAGCTTGGGAAAGCTCGTTCATAAACTTGTTGTAATACGCAAAGCTTTGCGTATTGCCTCCAAAGAAGTTATAAATATCTAAGAAATTCTTTTTGAAATCAAACCAAGTGTTTCTAGCCTTTGTTACCATATTGTTATTCTCTCTTTCTTTTGCTCATCTTTAATGCCCAAAGTCTCTTTGATTGTTGTTTTGATTTTTTGAATACGCATAAGGGCGTTGTTGCGGTGCATTTCTTTGATTGTGATGATTAACTTGTGCGTAATTTTGTTTAGCACCCCTTTGCTGATAATTGCCTTGTTGGTTTTGATAGTTATAACCTTGTCTTTGTGGGGTATTTTGCCCATAGGGTTGTTGTTGCGATACTTGATAATTAGGGTTATAGCCTTGTTTGTGAGCGATATTTGGCTGGTATTGTTGTTGGGGTTTTTGCACATAATTGCCTTGACTATACCCTTGTTGTTGATAATTAGGTTTTTGATACACATAATTAGCTTGTTGGTTTTGCTCCAAGTTTTTGGTAGGCACAACATAATTCTTACCATTGTTTTTAGCCACAATGTAGTCTTTGATTTTTTGACTTACTCCCTCATAAAGTTTGCTTTGCAAATCTTGAAAAATGGGGGATTTGATTTTGTTCTCCTTATCAAACAGCATAGCCCTTTTGTCATAATTAGGGTTTAAAGGCTTGATTTTATTTCTGTCTAAACTTTGAAATACATCTACATTGTAAAGATACTTAAACTCTAAGACAGGCTCAATATCTATAGTTTGAGTTTTAATTTTGTAATAAGGCTCATTGGTTTGCGGATTGATAGCTAGATTTCCCTTTTTATCTAAGATAGGCTCTAATTCAAATTGAAACATTGGATTTCCGTTGCTATCCATTCTTTGATTGCCTTGATAATCTAAATAGGGTATCCTATTACCTTGATTGTCTAGGGCAAATACTGGTATTTCTTCTTTAGTTTTAACAATAGGAATTTTAGCTCTAGGAATGCTCTTATCATTAAAGATAAAATCAAGCTCTCTTTCATCAGCACCTAATTTTTTAGCGTCAGAAAGACTTATCCAAGCACTGCTTGAATAATTGCCTTGAGCTTGTTTAATGTCTAAAATCAAGTCGTTTAATCCATTAAATGCCACGCCATTAAGGGCGTTATGTGCATGAGATTTTGCTTGTTGGTTTTGACTAAAAGGGGCATAACCTCCTTTAATTGCACTCGCTATTTCAATAACAAGATTATCAATAAAGGCTTCCTTTTGTTGTTCTAATAAAGAGGGATTATAGGGATTCATTTGACTGCTCCTTACTTATTCCATACCATCAAAAAGAGTTGGCTCTTCTTTTTGTGTGTTATAAAGCAAGCTTTCGCTTGTCTCTACTTCCTCTTCAAAACCATATTCTAAAAGTTCTTTTGCTTGTTCTAGACTCAAAGCTTGTAAATCTTTTTCTTCAAAATTCTCTACCATAATGATGTCCTTTGTTTAAAGATGTTTAAATATTTTAGGATTTTTTGAAATTTAAACAAGCCCCATAATCTATCTTCTGTAAGCTCGTAATTTAGGGGGTTGTAGCGTTTGGTTTATGGGTCTTGTTTACTTTCTACTTTTTAAATCTAGCCTTATAAGCTTGTTGCTTGTGTTTGTCAATAAACTCTGAGCAAATCTTGTAATTTCTTTCTAAATCTTTGGGTAGTTTCAAATTCAACAAGTTTGCAATGTCTTTAGCATATTGCAGTTGTTTTTCATTAGGTGGATAAGATTGATAAGTTTTGGCTGTGTTTTCAGGGGTATTTTCTCTTTTTATCCCCTTATATAAAGAGCTGATTTCATCGCCTAGTTTTTCTTTAATAAGCTCCATAAACTCTACATAGCCCACTTCCCCCATTGCAATCTTATCTAGCACTTCTTCGTTTTGCTTGGTGAAATCAACATTTAAAATAAACATGCTCTTAGCATCTTTATTGAAAAACTCTACAATACTTTTACCTAATGCAGTGGGTTCTATCACTCTTTTATTGCCATTAATTTGAATGTGTCCTTTTGAAATGAGTTCAGGCAAGTAACTCGCATAAGTGCTAGGGCGACCTATGCCATTTTTTTCCATAACCTCAATAAAATCGCTCTCTAAATAGGGCTTAGGGCTAGTTTTAAGAATGTCTTTAATAAAGAGTTCTTTTAAAGGGTGTAGAGTGTTAGGACTAAAATCTTTAATGTTTAAACTTAATTCTTTTTCTTTTTCATCTTGTTCTTCCTGTTTGTTCTTATTGAGTTCTAAAATCTCTAAAAAACCCTTGAATTTTAGATTTTTAAAACTGCATTTAAAATCATGCATTTTAATTTTAAAATGCATGCTCACGCTTTCATAAAGAGCATTTTTACTTTGAGAGGCAAGGGTGTTAACAAAAATAAGTTGGTATAGCCCTATGGCTTTACTATCAGTAATATTATGCTCGTTGCATACTTGATGAATATTCTCAAAAGCATGGGGGTGTGTGATACGGACAGCTTCGTGGGCTTCCGCTTGTGAATTTTTTCCAGCCTTATACTCCCTATATTCATATATGCTAGGATAAACGCTCTCAAAAAACTCTTTATGTTCTTGTAAATACTCTTTGCTTAAGGCTTCACTATCTGTTCTAATATAAGTGATTAGTCCAGCCTCAAAAAGATTTTGAGCTAAGTTTTGTATGGTTTTGGTGTCTAGTTTTAAGCTTTTAGAGGCGCTTTTGAGTAGCTTTGAAGTAGTGAAAGGTTTGGGAGGCGAACTTTCTGTATCTTTGGTTTCAATGTTATTAAGTAGCACTTTATCCCCTAAGCCTTGCTTTAAATCATCTAAAAAACTTTGGGCTTGCTCTTTATTGTCAAATTTAAATTCCTTATTGTCTTTAACATGCTTTAAAATGACCTCATTATTATTAAGTAAGACTTTAGCTTGGATTTGATAGCTCATCTTGTCTTTAATGTCTAGTTTTTCAAAACTTTCTATTTCTAAAGCTCTTTTAACAATCAAATACAAAGCTGGGGTTTTGACTCGCCCTGCACTTTGTGGGTATTGATTTAAGCCTTTGGCTAAGTAAGGGGAAAGTGTATAGCCCATATACATGTCTGCCACTCTTCTAGCTAAAAAGCTTTCATAAAATTTCATGTTAGATTGAGAGAAAAGCAAGGCGGATTTTAAGCCCTTGTTAATCCCACTTTCTGTAATTTCATGAAACTCTGCTCTATAAATCTCTTTGGCTAAGTTTTTGATGAGTTGGTAAAACATATAGCCTATAGCATAACCCTCTCTATCAGGGTCAGTAGCTATATAGACTACCTTATTTTTGCATTCATTGATAATCCTATTGATAGATTGTTTTTTATCTGTGCTTTTATAATCAAACATAGGACTAAAATTTTTTTCTACTTCAATATGTTTTAAATCCATAAAATGTCCGCAAGTAGCAAAGACCTTTGCTCCTGTGATTTCTTTAATCTTAGCCACTTTATTAGGGCTTTCAATAATAATGACACTATTATTCATTTTTTACTCCTTAATTTGATTTTCTATAGCCATGTAGTAATTCACCCTTAATATCCATAAGAATTAGCCCCATCAATGCTAAACATAGACCAGTATTACAATGATTAAAAAACATTTTTTTTAACTTCCTATTTTTCATAGCCATTAGCTTTTAAAAAGTCTTTAAAATATTTCTGAGTGATAAACCACTCCGCTCTTTGTTTGGTGGTGGCACAGATTAAGAAATAAAGAGCTTTTGAGTTTTGATAATCCACTTCCAAAGCTATCACGCTTACATGTTGAGTTAGGGCTTTAAAAAAGCCCATTTGTGTGGTTACTCCCACCCAATCCTTGTCTTTTAGAAATTCATCTCTAATTCTCCGATTGGCGTTTTTTAATTCATGCAAACTATTAAAAAACTCGCCATTAACAAAATAGTAATCTTTTTTAATAAGGGTGAATTTATTGTTATTCATTGCTTTAATTCCTTTCTCGCCATAAGTTTCATTGTTGTAGCTTTTGTTTCTGTAGTAATTCTTTCAACATTTTGTTGTTTTCTTTTAAGAGTTTAGTTGCATCACTATTTATGAATTCCTTATCATTAAAAAACTCCTTTCTAACCCCGCCATAGATTATCATTAAGAGAAACAAGCTCAATCCCGCAATGATGAAACCACAGATAAATTTTTCTAAGGTGCTAAATCCCATTATTGTTGCCCCATTCAAACATTGTTTTTTCCTTATTTAAATTTAGCTAAATACTTCACTAGCTTGACTACTCGCATAATCAAGCGTAAATCACGCCACTTAATGTCATTTAAAAAGCTAAAGAGTTTGTTAGACTGCTTTTTCATCTTCTGCCCCTTGTTTTAGTTGGTTAAGATTGGTTATAGCCTTTGCTTTCTTTGAGTAGTATTCAATTCTATAGGTGTAACGCCTTTTATCGCTGTTGTTTAAACTCAGTGATTTTAAGAGTTTTAAATTGAGTATTTTTAGTTGGATATTGTCGTATAGATTGCTACTCAACACTTCAAGCAAATGTTTTAAAAACACTTTATCTACAATATCTTTGTCGGCTATGCGGTTATAATTAAGATGATAGGCAATTTGGTTTAAATTGCTAAAAGTGGCATTAAGTCCTGCATATAATTCTTTATTTTGTTCTATGAGATGGTGCATTTTTTGAAAGCTATGATTATTGGCATTTGTAATGAGTTTTTCTAAAACAATTGTCATGTTGGTTTGGTTGTTTTTGGCTAGTTTTTTTAAGTTTTCTATGGTGTTCTTATCAAAAACAAAACTCATGCGTTTAGCCCCATTTTTAATTTTACAAGTCCTATTCAATCGTGGTGTTTTTTGCATATTTATTCCCTATTGAGAGCAAGTCTCAATTCCTTTTTAACATCTAAGACATCTTCAATAATTCTTTCATTGCCCTTTTTAACAATTTGGATAATAAAATCCATTCCAGCAATAAAAAAGTCTAGAAGCGTGCTAGTGTCAATATCCTTACCAGCATTCATTTTGACATTCATACCAATGGCATTAAAGGCTTCTACAACGCTATTAGCGTGTAAAGTGCTTATCATTCCGCTATGTCCTGTGTTTGAAAGCCTTAAAAAGAGTGCGGTATTTCTTGTATCAATCTCGCCTAATAGCACTCTTTCAGGACTCATTCTCATGGCGGAGTTTAGGGCGTTTTCATAGGTAAAATTAGAATCTTCATTTTTACCCACTACAACATTAACTTGATTAGGATTTTTTAGGTGTAATTCTGGGCTATCTTCAACCGTGATAACTCTTTGAGTAATAGGAATTTCTTCAATCAAGCTATTCACAAAGCTAGTCTTACCACTAGCTGTCCCTCCACTAACTAAAATGTTTTTACCAAGTCTTACTAAGTTTAAAATAAAGGCGTAATCAATTCCTTTTTCTTGGCATTTTTGCCCTAAAACAAACGCATTGATTTTAAACTTAAAATTGCTTGGCACACGAATACAAATAGAAATGCTATTATTGGCTGTAACGCTTGGGTGCAAGGCATTGACCCTATAGCGTGTAAAAGGAATAGAGCATGCTAAATGGGGGAAGTTATGATTAAAGAACAGGTTTCTATGCGTAGCAAGTTGTTCACAAAAATTCATTAAAAACTTCTCATCAAAGGCTTTGTTTTCAAGCAATTCATAGCTAGAACCCCTAACAAGATAAAACTTGTAGGGTTCATTGAAAATTACCTCATTGATGTCTAGTTCCAAATAGGGTCTTAACTTAGAAATTAAAACCTCTAAGATTGCTGAAATTGCCATTTTACTGCTCTTTAAAAAGCTCATTTTCTAATTTTAAGAACTGAGACTTTAAATTCTCAAAATTTTTAACCGCCTTGATAATTCTTTGCTTTAAAGCGCAATACTGCTTTAATTTCTTTTCATCAATGGTGATTTTTTTGTTGTTTAAAAATCCTAAATCAATGTTGCTCTCTTGCATTAAGTTGTTCTCTGTTGAGTGGTTTTCGTTCATAATGTAACTCCTTGTCTAAAATTAAAATTCATTGTCATCATCGCTTAACTCCTCATCTGAAATTTTTGGCTTGTTTTCTTTGAAAAAGACTGCTAAAACTTCATTATGCTTAGGAATGGGGAAGAAAATATCTGTGTTAGGGCTAATGAATATCCTGCTCCCCTCTTTAATGATGATGACAGCCTTGATTTGAGAGAATTGGCTCATTATATTGTTGATAATATTGTTTAAATTCATGCCACTTTGTTGCATAAGCCGCATCATCATGTAATCCCCAAAATAATTATTCACGCCATTTCTTTGTTTTTTGCCCATATTTTCTGTAATGCCAGCTGTCATGCCAATGAGTAAGCCATTAGAAAGCGTAGAAAACAAAAAAGGCATACCAAATTTAGTGAAATATTTGTTGTGGGCTTTACCAATTAGTCCGTTATAGCCCTTAACATCGCTCCCTTTACTATCGCTTAGTATGATATTGACCCCTTGAGGCGTGATAATTCTATTCCATACAACTTCTAAGCGGTATTGCCCCATTTTGCTACTAGAATTGTAATAGCCTATCGCTCTACTGCCCTTTGGAATTAACACGGCTCTTCCCATAGAGGCATAAACATCGCTTTCTACTTGAGCCACAATTTTATTGCCTCCAATTGCAGAACTAATGGGGGTTACTAGCGTAGCTGGTATATTTCTATCAGCAGTAATGGTGCGTAAGAGCTTGTTTTCATGGCTTGCTTTGTCTTTCCTGTCAAAGTTTTCAAAGCTATCTGTTCCATATTCAATTTCTCTGTTATTTTTATCCGCACTTGTCCCATAGGTATTATTTACATCACTACTATTAAAGCGTTGGCTAAGAAGTGAAAGTCTCATTTTGGTTGCAGGACTTGCCTTAGAGTAATCAAAATTGGGGCTATTAAAATCATTATTGTTGGGTTGCTTATTGTCTTTGGATTGGTTGTTTAAAGGGTTATCTTGCGAAGAATGATTGAATAAATCAAGATTTTTTAAGCTATTTAAATAAGCTCCAATATCAAAAGTAGGTGTAGTAGAAGTGGTGTTGTTGGCATTTGTTGGACTAGAGAGAGCGTTAGTATTGTCAGTATTGCTGGCATTATTGTTTGGAATATCAGAGTTAGCTACTTTTTGTTTCTCTTTGTTTTTAGCATTTTGATAAACATAATCAGGGATAGGGAATTTACTCTTAAATTGCTCCAACTCTTCATCAATGACTTCTTGTTTAGCAATATAACCGATTAAAACAATCACAGGAAAAATGCTTAA is a window encoding:
- a CDS encoding ArdC-like ssDNA-binding domain-containing protein; amino-acid sequence: MNPYNPSLLEQQKEAFIDNLVIEIASAIKGGYAPFSQNQQAKSHAHNALNGVAFNGLNDLILDIKQAQGNYSSSAWISLSDAKKLGADERELDFIFNDKSIPRAKIPIVKTKEEIPVFALDNQGNRIPYLDYQGNQRMDSNGNPMFQFELEPILDKKGNLAINPQTNEPYYKIKTQTIDIEPVLEFKYLYNVDVFQSLDRNKIKPLNPNYDKRAMLFDKENKIKSPIFQDLQSKLYEGVSQKIKDYIVAKNNGKNYVVPTKNLEQNQQANYVYQKPNYQQQGYSQGNYVQKPQQQYQPNIAHKQGYNPNYQVSQQQPYGQNTPQRQGYNYQNQQGNYQQRGAKQNYAQVNHHNQRNAPQQRPYAYSKNQNNNQRDFGH
- a CDS encoding type IA DNA topoisomerase; translation: MNNSVIIIESPNKVAKIKEITGAKVFATCGHFMDLKHIEVEKNFSPMFDYKSTDKKQSINRIINECKNKVVYIATDPDREGYAIGYMFYQLIKNLAKEIYRAEFHEITESGINKGLKSALLFSQSNMKFYESFLARRVADMYMGYTLSPYLAKGLNQYPQSAGRVKTPALYLIVKRALEIESFEKLDIKDKMSYQIQAKVLLNNNEVILKHVKDNKEFKFDNKEQAQSFLDDLKQGLGDKVLLNNIETKDTESSPPKPFTTSKLLKSASKSLKLDTKTIQNLAQNLFEAGLITYIRTDSEALSKEYLQEHKEFFESVYPSIYEYREYKAGKNSQAEAHEAVRITHPHAFENIHQVCNEHNITDSKAIGLYQLIFVNTLASQSKNALYESVSMHFKIKMHDFKCSFKNLKFKGFLEILELNKNKQEEQDEKEKELSLNIKDFSPNTLHPLKELFIKDILKTSPKPYLESDFIEVMEKNGIGRPSTYASYLPELISKGHIQINGNKRVIEPTALGKSIVEFFNKDAKSMFILNVDFTKQNEEVLDKIAMGEVGYVEFMELIKEKLGDEISSLYKGIKRENTPENTAKTYQSYPPNEKQLQYAKDIANLLNLKLPKDLERNYKICSEFIDKHKQQAYKARFKK
- a CDS encoding ATPase, T2SS/T4P/T4SS family, whose translation is MAISAILEVLISKLRPYLELDINEVIFNEPYKFYLVRGSSYELLENKAFDEKFLMNFCEQLATHRNLFFNHNFPHLACSIPFTRYRVNALHPSVTANNSISICIRVPSNFKFKINAFVLGQKCQEKGIDYAFILNLVRLGKNILVSGGTASGKTSFVNSLIEEIPITQRVITVEDSPELHLKNPNQVNVVVGKNEDSNFTYENALNSAMRMSPERVLLGEIDTRNTALFLRLSNTGHSGMISTLHANSVVEAFNAIGMNVKMNAGKDIDTSTLLDFFIAGMDFIIQIVKKGNERIIEDVLDVKKELRLALNRE
- a CDS encoding DNA type IV secretion system protein ComB10, yielding MNVKGLLKRKEVWVLSIFPVIVLIGYIAKQEVIDEELEQFKSKFPIPDYVYQNAKNKEKQKVANSDIPNNNASNTDNTNALSSPTNANNTTSTTPTFDIGAYLNSLKNLDLFNHSSQDNPLNNQSKDNKQPNNNDFNSPNFDYSKASPATKMRLSLLSQRFNSSDVNNTYGTSADKNNREIEYGTDSFENFDRKDKASHENKLLRTITADRNIPATLVTPISSAIGGNKIVAQVESDVYASMGRAVLIPKGSRAIGYYNSSSKMGQYRLEVVWNRIITPQGVNIILSDSKGSDVKGYNGLIGKAHNKYFTKFGMPFLFSTLSNGLLIGMTAGITENMGKKQRNGVNNYFGDYMMMRLMQQSGMNLNNIINNIMSQFSQIKAVIIIKEGSRIFISPNTDIFFPIPKHNEVLAVFFKENKPKISDEELSDDDNEF